CCAAATTCTCTTAAGGTTCCTCTATAGGCTTTCTGCAGCTTTTTTTCTGCTAAGTCAGTAACAATGAGCTGAGTTCTGTATTGTCATACTTATGAGTCTACAAGTTCCATGACTGGACTTGTATGTTCCCCAAGTTGTCACTTATCCACTGGGTTGAttcctatgtatttatttgtccTGTGAATAGTGAGTTAAAGTAGTCTTCAAAAGTTGGTTAATATTAACATTATTTAATTAGATAATAAACCTTTTCTAATTGTATACCTAATATTATAAAACACCAGACATGCCCTGATGTCTTATACCTATTAAGAACTTAAATCCTAGAAGTGGCAGAGGGGGCGCAGATATAAACACGGATATAGCAAGTGTAGGCACGGACATTCAAAATCTGTCCAGCCCAAGACTGTTGCCAATAGCAAGACTTGATACTGACTTAAAAGTTAGTCAAAGCTTCTATTAAATCTAAACTGTGCTCCTATACTGAGATATTATAAAGTGCTTATCCCTTacggctttttctttttaaaagatttttatagaTGTTTTTATGGTCATATTTTTTATCTTGTATCCCAATGGCTTTGGCTTATCATATTCTTCTGCCTTTagtattttctctttaagttttcCAGATCTTCTCTGGGTGTTTTTATAGGATTAAAGCGCAATGAACAAAAGATACATACAGAATTCTGCAGCTGTAGGTGTATCATAATTTTGGAAATAGgataaagttttctattttgcttCCAATATCCCTTTTAGTAGTGATCCTCTGGTTGGCCTTATGTTACAGGCTGTTGGTTctcaaatttttacattttctcagtTGTTTGCTTTGAATAGAGAATGGGCTCAAAAAGTAAAGCTCAAAACTGTACAGTTTAAATTCAAGATGGGTCCGCGCTGGTCTAATCCAAATCTTTAACACAAATCTCTTCCAGAATTACTATCCTGTGACCATTTCCCCTTCACCGCCCTTACCTAGTCTCCAGTTTGAGAAGCAGGGTCTTAAGAATACAATCTATGGTAACATTATGTTCTCTGATAGTTCAGATCTGTTCGTGATAGAGTTGGATTACTTAGTCCTAAGCCTTTATGGCATCCAACCAGTTTATTAAATGGTTACATGGCAAGACTGGTACTTACCGTAAggtaaaaattaacatataatgaCTGGTGTCataattctttggaaaatgtggAATCTAAGAGCAAAAATATAGTATATTGTCAGAATATATcactatttcaaaatgaaaaaaaaattttttttaaggattttatttttaatctctgcacccaacgtggggctcaaacccacaactccgagatcaagactGGCATGcccctctgactgagccagccaggtgctctccccaccaaaacatttttaagataagTCTGTGCTTTTATTGGTCAAAGAGGCTACTTGAGGGGGATTAAGCCGGAGGAGTGGGTGGCCCCGATGCTGGGGCCCCACGTTCATGGGCTTGTAGGTAGGGGAGAACTCCCACAGGTAGTGGCTGATCCTCTTGGGCTTGACATCCACCTGGGGGAAGGCCTTGCCGTTGTAGATGCCCGCCATCTTGCGCGGGACGTTGCTATCCAGCAGGTGTGTGTATTCACCATCTCTGGCTTGTCTGTGGGCGGTGCCTCCTGGTTGTCTCTGCAGGCACACTGGGAGCAAATGCTGCTTCCACTGCTGTCACTGAGTCAGCTGCTCGGAGGATGTGTCCAGCAGCTGGTCTAGGTGTATGCTGTAGTAGGTAAACCTGTGAGAGGTTTGCTGCTCCTCCCATTTCCACCAACCTGTGTTTTTTTACAAAAGGTCTCACTAgtgtttttaacatttgttttttgagagtgtgcaagcaggggagggacagagagaggcgagcagaggatctgaagcagggcccCCACTGACAGGTTGACAGCAgcgagctcgatgtggggcttgaactcatgaactgtgagatcatgagctgagtcaaagtcagacactcaaccgactgagccacccaggtgctcagttCTTAAAGAGAAGGGATCAAAAGGGATTCTTTGGGAAACCGTGTAGTCAAGAATGTATGTTTTAGGGGTAGGTGGCCTGAATTTGGGTCCTGCTTCTGCCACTTAGCAGCTCTGTGATTTTGGGACCTTCCATTTTTTCATCTATAGAACAGCATGATTTTAGTGGTCTAATAGGATAGTTGTGAGTTTAAGAATTTTTGTCAAGCAATTAAAACGTTGCCTAGGATCTTGGTAACAAAGACCTTTCTCTTACTTTTAGGATGCTTTAGGTCCTCAGATtggccttttattaaaaaaaaaaaaaaaaagtttataatattaaaattactatgtatgtatttttgctcTAAATTAATagtacttaattttctttaaattctattgGTTCATATTGGTATTTTACTTTCACTTTATAACTCTGGGATATGAGGTTTAATTGCTACTAATTTTGTGATTGTTAGGTTAAGTCAGTGAACATTTCTGGGCTTCATTTTCCATAACCCAGCTTTTTTTGTCTGCAAAATGGTGTTCCTAATAGGATCTACCCCACAGGATTGCTGGGAGGACTGAGATAATCATGTGACAGTCCTGCTACAGTCATGTGACATTTTGAGTTTTACTGTGGCAAAATGAGTGTGATGTGTGCACTTTGTCACAAGTTCTTATCTGTGGCCCAGGCCAGTAAGAGTTGGAATATCGTATACAATTAATCTTGTCATCCCCAATTTGTTCCCAGGCTGCCGCCTGAAAGATTTTGGAGATTTGAGTTTTACTCCAGTCCCTAAAGATGATCTCTACAACAACCTGATTGTGAATCCTCGCTCAGTGGGCCTTGCCAACCAGGAATTGGCTGAGGTGGTTAGTAGAGCTGTGTCAGGTGGCTACAGCTGTGTCACAGTGGGAGGAGACCACAGGTAAGCTGGGATCCAGGGGTGGTGGAGGAGCTGGATAGTATGGTGCTTGTGGTCTAATGAGTTAGCTTGTCTACTTCctcacttaaaagtaaaatatccttcagaattttgaaggtaTGACGTGCATAATAGTATCTTAAGATCTACGATCCTGAGTTGATGGAGGCACCTATGGTTTTCATTGTAGGACACATTGTGTAGTATGAGGACAAGTTCAGAGATGGACAATCAAAGTTTTTAGAAACATGCTCCTCTCTTGAACTGTCTTATGACTTTCATTTGGCTATTCGAGAGAATTGGAAGGATACATTAGTAGGCTGAATTGTTTTAAGCAGTTTTGCAAGTATGTTCAGGTTCTCCACTTGCCATGTGAGTATGTTCTCTACCTTCACAGTATGGACTTTAGGATCCTTCTCTTAGTGAAGCAGCATGTACTTCATTGAGCACTGCTTGATGTCTTCTCAAGTAGTGCTAGGGACTGTGGGAATTGTGATTTATTAAGActagatgaaataaaatacacatgggattaaaaaaaaatattgaattctacagaatttgagagaaagaagagatccTTCTGGGCAGAGCAGTCCTATTTGAGCTAAGTAATGAAGGTttttggcagaaagaaaaaaggcattaaaGTACTATGAGTACTGAGCACTTCATATAGATCTCATGATTAATCTTCATGATAACGCCATGAAGCAGATACAGTTTTACCTAATCTGTTAGGAACACTGAGGGACAGAGGTCAGATAATTTATCCAACTTCTAGAGCCAGGAAGTAGCAGAGGTGAGATTCAAATTCAGAGGGCAAATTCTGAAGGCAATTAGCTTTTCTTTTGAGAGTCAATCTAGCAACTTCCCCTGAGGTGCACACAGAGCTTTTCAGATCTCTTAACAGAAGTTGAATCTTTGTTACAACTGGAAATGCAGGTAGATCTCATTAGGAATAAAATCTCAGGTAGAATAAGACAGTAGCTAGGTTTTCTACAGTGATCCAGTTAAATCAACCAGAGGGTGGGCCTTCTTCCTTTTAGCTCAGTGTTATCTCTTGAAGTTCATTTACATTGACTTTCTTTTGGTTGTCTATTTGGGAACTGCTTATCAACGTGATCATCATAatgtttggcttttcttttttctgtagttATCTACATTGCAGCCCTTTTCACTGTTCCTGATTTTTCTGTTCAGTGCTAAAACTAAGGCTATCTGGAAGATtctagaaaggaagggaggagtgtATATATTGAACAGCTactgaacattttaaaggaaGGAGGCATCTTTAGGTCACCCTGCTCCATTTACACAATATGATATAAACTATGGTCTTAGACATCAAACTATCTCTGACTTAAGCCAAAATTATCcctttcagaaaaggaaactgtcTAGAAAAACTAGATAACCTGTGCTAGATCACAgctttctggaaaacaaacagTAAAGTCCACCACTTTTCACACTAGACCATGCTATCCCACAAAAAGTCCCTTTGTGGGGCATGGAGCTTAAAATGTTGTCTCATGCTATACTGACCAAGAAGGATAGCTGTACTTAGTTTCTAAAATGCATAAGCTGCACTTCCCATCTATGTCAAATTCTTTGGTTACTGGGAAGCTGGGCAGCTTTCCAACCACGATTTCATCAGCTGTATTCCTACAATGGAGACAGGACAGTTAGCCCATGTACACAGAGTCCCAGGACAAGGAAAGGCAAAAAACACTGATACATGAATGTCATGCTAATAGATAGAAGATAACatgcaaataaatgtttatttagtgatCTGATAAATGAGATCTTTAATTGGGTTCCCCTGTTACTTTAATGTCTTTAGCAATTTTGACTTTTCCTTTGAGGAAGTAGCACATAATCTTTCTACAAAGCTATAATGCtaatttttatccttaaaaagttaatagaactattcttttttttttttctttgattctttgaaaGTAATAATTAGATCTCCCTGGTCTTCCTTAAGTATTAAATATTTGTGAGTTGTTACATATAGAACATACCACTTAACTGgatttcattcattgaacaaaaaAGGTAAGGTCCTTTTCTGGGCCAGGACTAATATCAAATTTTAGGGAGAGCAATGACCTCTGTCAAACTAGAATGATAAGCAGTCAACAAATTTTGAATCTTTGGAACCTTCCACTTCTCCTTAACTCACTCAAGGTTAATCTTTGGGAACTACAGGCCGAGGACTGTTGGGTCATCCAAATCCAGCCGCAGTCTGAGGCCCTGACTTTGCCCTGAGGACAAAGTGTGAACTGCACTGACATGAGGATATTTGTTACTGGTGATGTTTGCCAAGCAGAGGGCCTCGATTATCATGTTTGTTTCTTGTAGCCTGGCAATTGGTACCATTAGTGGCCACGCCCGACACTGCCCAGACCTTTGTGTGATCTGGGTTGATGCCCATGCTGACATCAATACACCCCTCACCACTTCATCTGGAAATCTCCATGGACAGCCAGTTTCATTTCTCCTCAGAGAACTACAGGACAAGGTCAGTGGgctgaaatgagaagaaaattgaaTTGCTTGCATGGATTATGCTGGGGCTTTGAGGAACTAGTTCAATGCGATTTCTGTGAAGGATGGGCTGATGGTGGTGGTAGAAATATTTAGTATTCCTTCATTTGTTCATCAAAATTATTACGGGCTAGGCAGTCTACTAGATGCTAGGGATATAAAGAGGACCAGGATATGGGCCCTGCTCCgaggaagggtgtgtgtgtgtcataatCTTGCAAGAAAGGAAAGTGGCATAACTCTAGTGATTGATATACCTATAGCACGAGGACTTCTTGGTTAGAGGTCCCCAGTCCTGCTTCACTCTCAGATCCACTGGTCCAGAGGAAAGTAAAATTATGATTACCTCTCGGTAATATTTTCCTAGGTGGTTTAGAAAACATGGGAGTCCGTATTAGGTATAGACTAGAATCTGTATATCCTTCCCCTCAGTGAGGGACCAAGTTAAAGCAGGATAGTACAAAAGTTATTCATTAGGCAGAATTCCTGTTTTGGCTGTAGGCAACGTAAGATGGCAGTTGGGTTTTGTTTCAAGAACCATTCTGTAAACAATTCAGTAATGTACAAAGGGGTGAAAAAGGGCTAATCAGCAGTGTTCCTGTTATTTAGGTAAGTTAATGAGAAACCGTGGCTACcttaggagaattttttttttattccaggaaATTTGTGTTCTTCAGCTGCCTGCCTTCTGAATCATTTCCACTTCTATCAGTTCTTTCCCAGTGCATGTGTGTCTTGTGCTGCTTTAAGCATATCTTGTAGGTAGGAGGAGAAAGCAGCCTGCATACATTGAGAAGCACACAGTAATTATCTTGGTCAGACCAAGAATCCTTGATGAGTCTTGTCCATTCCTCTTTTGACAGGTACCACAACTCCCAGGATTTTCTTGGATCAAACCTTGTATCTCTTCCCCAAGTATCGTGTATATTGGTCTGAGAGATGTGGACCCTCCTGAACAGTAAGTTGATACATTGGGGTTAAGCTTTGGGCCTGTCTCGGATATTTATGTTCCTTTTGATAGGTTGTTCCTTGCCTTAACCTGTTGTAGGTCACTATAGAGACAGACTCACCCCCAATCCCACCCCAACAAGGATTTGATTAAAAATGCTCTTTAAACTAAGGACTCCTTCCTTTATATCtcatccagttttattttaaagaattatgatATCCAGTATTTTTCCATGAGAGACATAGATCGACTTGGTATCCAGAAGGTTATGGAACAGACATTTGATCTGCTAATTGGCAAGTAAGTAACTACAGTGGATGTCTACTTCCAAAGGGAAAAGTCCCAAAGGGAATAGGGCAGACTCCCAATAAACAACACACTTTAGCCCATGTCTTGAGGATagcagctttttttaaaataaaagcaaaatatgtacacatacaaaaaaattcaaataatttggaAAGGGAGAATATGAAACATAGGTCATATTCTTCCTCTGGGATTGGGAGGGGGTTTCCTTGAAGTCATTGCCCAGCTCCTCTGTCTCtcatgaagttttttttaagtccatttttaattattatcttttGAGATGAGAAGTGTTTGTTCAACTGTTCCATTCTTTCCTAAGCTCACAACTGCTTCATCTGAAAGTCTTATATTGAGCAAATCTTGACAGTATAGCTAGAAAGATGGCAGATGAATGCCAACAGATGCTAATTATAAGGGCAtttgctcagtgtggagtctttATTTCCAGGTGATTAATGGCATACTACCAGGTAGCAATTACATTTCTTAAGCTGTTAAGAAATTTAGTTATCTAGCATATATGTGTTGTATGCTAGTTTCTACTCTTGGAAACCAGGGCGAAACTGAAATTAGAATTGGGAGATAAGATTATAGACCTCAAATCAATTAAGTTCAGCTGCTATTATATGGAGAGACTGAGCAACTGTAACCTAGATCAATCTCCTAGGAAAAGTGAAGAATTCCCTCTATTGACAGTTGTTAATGTGAATGACTCTAATGCCTAGGTTAAGTCAGAAATATAAACTGCAGTTAATCTGTCTGAGgcaaacaaatggcaaaattatgACATGGCGTGTAGAAAGCTAATATGGTAATACACAGTAACATCCAGAATAGGAAACCTGGAAATCTGCTGTATTAGCAAAGTACCAGGACTAACAGCAACAAAATCAAGGAACTAAGACTGTAGGAAGGATCAATGTCCAAGTACACCCAAATGACTATTCTCTTACCTCTTCCTCTCAAGAAGACAAAGGCCAATCCATCTGAGTTTTGATATTGATGCATTTGACCCTACACTGGCTCCAGCCACAGGAACCCCTGTTGTAGGAGGACTGACCTATCGAGAAGGCATGTATATTACTGAAGAAATACACAATACAGGTAAGAAGTGATCATCCTGTTAACTATGGAAATATGCTGACCTCTAACATGCCAAAAGATTGTCTTCTATTCCATGCCATTACAGATACgatatttcttaaacttttataactgaaagtcaTTTGGTCAGGCTAATAAGGAATAGTCATTTATAGGCATATTTTGACTTGGCTCATAGCAAAATATGCGAAGGTAATACTGAATAACCTGCCAAACTGATATAGTCCTTTGCATCTGAATTGTCTAAAGGCTAAGATTAAAAAGCAAGGCCAAGTAGCTATAATTTTTACCCTGACATTAAAAGTTAGTTCACTTGGAATTAAGAAGGTAGAGTTAAACCTTCTGGAAGATAGTGTAAAGATGGACAATATCTTGGGTCCTTTCATATAGGATAAGCCTTATACTAGAGcgtaatagtttattttttaaactttttaaaaaaaaatttttttctttttaacgtttattgatttttgagacagagagagacagagcatgaacgggggagggtcagagagagggagacacagaatctgaaacaggctccaggctctgagctgtcagcacagggcccgacgcggagctcgaacccacagaccacgagatcatgacctgagccgaagtcggacgcttaactgactgagccacccaggcgccccttttaaactttttttttaaagcttatttattttgagagcgatcAAGACAGCTCAAGtgagggatggacagagagaggagagagaatcccaagcaggctctgcactgccagcacagaactaACGcagggctcatgacctgagccaaaaccaagagtcggacgcttaacctactaagccacccaggtgcccctatttatattttaaagtttaattatttgagagagggagggaggggtggagagagagaataccaagcaggctccacactgtcagtgcagaacctgatgtggggctcaatctcacaaagtgtgagatcacagcgtgagccaaaatcacgacttggaggctcaactgagccacccagatccccctATTTCTAATAGCTCAAACCCTCTGGATTACTTCTGGGCTACACCAAAGTTTCCGGTTTAGTCAGTGGAAATCAGACACACAAATCATCAGAGACCCAGATGCTTACACAGGAACTGGTGGAAATGCTGCAGTAACATGCCTGCTCATTTCAGCTTTGCATTGAACTACACATTGCTAATAAAGGACTGTAGACTGAACAAATGTAATGGCACCGAGCAGGTCATGTACTATACTATAGTATCTATAAATCAGTAGGTATATACACCCATGTTTCCAGGCTTCATGGCCACCCTAAGTGGTCTAAGTATACTGATACTTGTATTTTCCAATACTAGTCTGTTCAAATGACTTGAAGAGGTAGATTAACTTCACccagaataacaacaaaaaagtttaCCTCAAAGAAGTGGGCCTGTGTGTTGGGGATGGGGAGTAGAAGGCATGTCTGGGTAGGTTCTTCGGGTTTACTCTTCCCTTCTCAAACCCTTTAGTACAAGTTCTTCAGCCCTCACAGAAGGTAACAAGTCCAGATTAAAGTATGGCCAAGTCTTCCCTTGACTAAGCACAAGATACCGGGTCAGTACGATGGGAGACCTAAACATCTTGTCAAACATCATACCCGCCCTTAACCTGTAGGGGTGAGACTAAGATCTGCCCTAATAACTATACTTCAGGGCATGTGATGCCTTAAGAGATAAAACGTCAGAGTTCAAAAGTGGGGAACAGCTCAAAAGATCTCTTCATACAACTACATACAGACATCTGGAAGGTTCCTAGTAATACTGGACATGGCACATGTTTTCCCAACAAGTAGGCTGAAAAATCCTACCTCCTCCCCACAGGCTCTTTCCTCATCTCATACAGAAAACCTGACAGCTATGCCTATTCTGTTAGTTGAAGAGGGATGATTGATTTTAATCTTACTCTCGTATACAGTGTTTGAACTTCATGCCCAAGAAGATGAGGTAGGTATAAGGGGTTCCTTGACCGTAGGTAATTTTAATAgtagaaaattactttttacCTTGGCCTGTTCTATCTAGTAGGACGACCCTCAATGAAAGGAGCAGCTAGGGAATCTTCTAAGGTTTTGTCATGCTTTGTTCTTTCAGGATTGCTGTCAGCACTGGATCTTGTTGAAGTCAATCCTCAGCTGGCTGCTTCAGAGGAAGAGGCCAAGGCTACTGCAGGCCTGGCAGTGGATGTGATTGCTTCAAGTTTTGGTCagacaagggagggagggcacatTGTCTATGACCAACTTCCTACTCCCAGTTCACCAGATGAATCAGAAAGTGAAGAACGTGTGAGAATTTAGGAACTTTGTGTGCTGACACGTTTGTCATGATGGGCATTCCAGAATTATGAGGCATCTGAGGGCACATATACTAAATGGTTGTCTGGGTCAATATTGCCTTAATGAGAACATTTGCGCATTCTCACAATTGTAaagtttcctttccctctccatttTGGTGACCAATACTACTGtaaatttgtggggttttttttgtttgtttttgcagttcACAGGCTATTAATATGCTGGAGTACTATGTAAATTTAAAGGAGTCATAAACAGCATTTATTACCTTGGTATATCATACTGGTCTTGTTGCTGTTCCTTCACAGTAAAGTGGTTTTCcgtcttccctcccttctcccagtcTAGCTACACAGTGCATCCTTGAACCATTACCTTACAGCAGCACTCCGCTTATTCCCCATCCCTAACACCATTCATTCACAGGGTCAAAGTTCTGGTCCGCAAACCCTTCCCTCTAGGAAGTTCAATGCTTATGAAAGAATTTGTAATAAACCAGACCCCCTAGGATGGCCAGCTCCAGTAAGATGACGATGGAAAGTAGCAGCTTGTTGGTTGTCACTCTACAAAGAGAAGCAAAGCAGGGAACAGTCAGAAGCCTGGATGTCCTTATTTCTGTCCATTTGTAATACTGAGGAGTTTGACCCTCAGGCTGAGGCTAGATACTGTGAGACAGATTGAAATTTTGTTTGATCACATAGCCACTGAAGTTAGTGTATATATAAGGTTCTTTCAAGTGACATCTTGAAAGCTTTTTTCAACTGTAATTTAGGGATGACACTACCTCACGGAAATGTTGAAAATTGTGACAACAGATACCAAAGCATAAAAATGGTTTCttgattctaaaatgttttcaaatagtaGTTACTTTCTCACTTTAAGAATAGCTTTCCTagaggcatctggctggctcagtaggaaaaagatgtgactctcgatcttggggttttgagttcaagccccatgttgggtatagagactacttaaataaaactttaaaggcTTTTCTAGGAGAGCTAgtgtttattaaatatgaaagatgtctttttttttttttttttttttgagtaggctcaatgtccaatatggggcttgaactcatgaccctgagatcaagcgtcagatgctctaccaactgagccagccaggcaccctgaaaaattatttctgaaatcaggttgaatatttcaaaatagcAGAAATATAATACCACTATCTAACTACTCTCTTCCTCCATCAACCCAAAAGGATACCTTTATAAAAGCAGTAAACTTTTTGAAGCCGTTATATTATCTTTTGTTAACACAAAGAATTCAATCTCTGGTTCTTCAAGGCAACTCTAATTGAAGGTTTCCTCTGGTTTGACAAGACATTTACCACTGTTTAGGAAAATCTCACTCTACTAGTTCCCTGGCTAGGTTGTAGTTTTGTTTAGTGCactagggtttgtttttttttaagtcaacttcTTGCTAACAGGACAGAACTCCCTGATAAGGGGCTTACTTCCATGAAGGACAAGCAGAGCCAAAAGCAACTACTAAGCAGTAGCTGTAAAAACAGTTTTCTCACCAAGTTTATACAACTATATTTCAAGGAACATGAAGCTGTATTACTCCCATGTGCTCTGAAGAATGTAAACTGGGATTAATAGTGGACAAATTTTTGACTGCACCAAGTCAAAGCAGCatataattttaacaaagaaTTTTGTCCTGGGATATTTATACAAGATAATactttattctttctgctttatcAGGACCTTTGCAAGTCACTGTTTAATGTCTTAGAGGTAGGAGaaattttgtgactttttaaaacttactttctGGACATTGAACGGAGAATCTTTCGACTTTTGCTCAAGTTTTCACTTGTGTTTACCAGCTGAGAAGAGAAAATAGCAattatttcccccttttaaaaGTAGATACCGTAAAACCTGAACATTCCTAAACTGACAGTGGGCATTAAAGGGTGTGTGCTGAAAAACCCCATCAAACCAATCTGAATGATGGCCTCTGAGTACAAGTAGAAGGAACTGGCAAGGATAAGATACCTTAGTACTCAACAAGCAGGCTTAGGAATTATTATGTCCCAAGGTTATTGTGGGGGACTCCTGGGGCCAAGCTAATCCTTCACCTTGGCTACTCAAGACAGAAAAAAGCTTCAAGTGTGCCTCACCAGTAACTGTGAAGCAACTTAAGATTTGAATTTCATCAACCAAATTCCAGGAGGGCCTCTTGGGTTAGCATTTGTTTTTGTAGGCTGGTCAATTACCACTTTTGGGATctgattcattttttctttaccaCTTTTACAGATGCACTGAATTGTGAAAggaattaatcttttaaaagcctttaaaaaaatcatttccttttggtTGCCTGTTGATA
The sequence above is a segment of the Panthera leo isolate Ple1 chromosome B3, P.leo_Ple1_pat1.1, whole genome shotgun sequence genome. Coding sequences within it:
- the ARG2 gene encoding arginase-2, mitochondrial isoform X1 yields the protein MSLRSSLSRLLRTRVHSVLKKSVHSVAVIGAPFSQGQKRKGVERGPAAIREAGLMKRLSSLGCRLKDFGDLSFTPVPKDDLYNNLIVNPRSVGLANQELAEVVSRAVSGGYSCVTVGGDHSLAIGTISGHARHCPDLCVIWVDAHADINTPLTTSSGNLHGQPVSFLLRELQDKVPQLPGFSWIKPCISSPSIVYIGLRDVDPPEHFILKNYDIQYFSMRDIDRLGIQKVMEQTFDLLIGKRQRPIHLSFDIDAFDPTLAPATGTPVVGGLTYREGMYITEEIHNTGLLSALDLVEVNPQLAASEEEAKATAGLAVDVIASSFGQTREGGHIVYDQLPTPSSPDESESEERVRI
- the ARG2 gene encoding arginase-2, mitochondrial isoform X2, which produces MSLRSSLSRLLRTRVHSVLKKSVHSVAVIGAPFSQGQKRKGVERGPAAIREAGLMKRLSSLGCRLKDFGDLSFTPVPKDDLYNNLIVNPRSVGLANQELAEVVSRAVSGGYSCVTVGGDHSLAIGTISGHARHCPDLCVIWVDAHADINTPLTTSSGNLHGQPVSFLLRELQDKVPQLPGFSWIKPCISSPSIVYIGLRDVDPPEHFILKNYDIQYFSMRDIDRLGIQKVMEQTFDLLIGKQRPIHLSFDIDAFDPTLAPATGTPVVGGLTYREGMYITEEIHNTGLLSALDLVEVNPQLAASEEEAKATAGLAVDVIASSFGQTREGGHIVYDQLPTPSSPDESESEERVRI